The Pungitius pungitius chromosome 13, fPunPun2.1, whole genome shotgun sequence genome includes the window GTCATGCTGCATGACACTGTGGATACCTGAAGAGGGGAGTCAACGAAGCAGCCTATCACAACAATTACTCAGCAAACCGTGTCTGATATGGCCGATGGGGGTTTGTTCACAAAAGGCCTACCCGATTTCTTGAAGAGCTTTGCCAAGACGTAATCATCAGACTTCTTCTCCGTCTCACTGTCGTCCCCTTTCCGAAAGGTTCGTCTCTTCACCAAGTGGGAAATGCGGTGTCCTTCACACCGAGAATCCTTGGAGTGTTTACGCTTCTTATGTTTGCGTTTGTCCAAGTCAACGGAGTCGCAGTGTTTCCTCTTTTCCCGGTGTTTCTGTGGACTGATCAGGGACGCGTCTTTGTCTCTGGGTTggtgagagctggaggagctttTTACCGCCGGCTTATCTCCGTCCCAGTCTGTGTTATTTTGTCTTGTATACTGTGTATTTTGGTTGGTGCATTGGCGGTCTGCTTCACTGTGGTTTGCTGAAGAGTGTTTATGTAGGGGACTGCCAGGCTTTACAGTGTGTGATGGCATTGGCCTCTGAGGTTTCTTGGGTGCCTTGACATCAGAACCTGTACCTGGATGACATAAAAACAATACTTGCTCTGTGAATTCTTCCAAACTATAGACAATTTTCACTCATTTGCCTCAAGAGGCTTCAGACAACTTAATTGGATAATAAAATGTCTCTctggtaagaaaaaaaatgaacaaacgaGTAAAACCTGCAAACCTGCAAAAAGGGCACTAGTCTCGGTTCCCTGAGCTCCATCAGGGTCCGACAGTGTGAAGAGCTCGTAGATGTCATTAGACTTAAAGAACCGTCTTTGTTTGGGGTCCTTCAGGACACGGTTGGTCAGAAACTGTTTGAAGATTTGTCTGAATCAGAACAGATAAAACATTGAATTAGACACTTCTATGTAATTAGTTATTTTACCTCAGCAGGAAACCCTAATCATCTGTCACCATAGAGTAGTTGGGCTGATGGATGAGAAAATTAGTTAACTGCAATACTCTAGATTTCAAAATAGCATCCCTGCAGGTCTTTTAACTTGCTTTTTGAAGGCACTTTACAGACCCTAACCAAACAGAGCAATAGTTTAGAAGTCCTAGATTGGCGGTTTAATAATGCAGGAAAGCTTTTCAATTACTGAGGCCCGGGATAGTAAGTCGTAATACAGCAGTGATGTGAGCAATTATGTATGTCATTACCAATATTCAGGAATGCGTGAagtcaatgaaaagaaaactaaaatacATGACTCAAGCGTAAAATGATCAAAGGCAGAGCAGggtttaaaactaaaaaattAGATTTCTGTCTTTCAAAAACACAGCCGAACATAAAACAGCATTCTGAAGACAGCACTCTGACCTGTGGTAAATCTTCTCCTCGATGGTCCCTGCAGTCAGCAATCTGTAGACCGTCACTTGCTGCTTCTGACCGATCCTCCATGCTCGCTCCCTTGCCTACGAACGCGATATATGCAAAAAATGACTAGGTTACATCGACTGAAACACAGAGTCAAGGTTACGGAGGCTTAAAATGAATAAggaaaaagaagtgaaaaatacaaaagtagTACAAATTATTAAAATTCTTCAGAAATAATTAACCTAATAAAATGATttcttatgtgtgtgtatgtgtgttagtGTGCGCACAGATCTGTCTTACCTGTGTGTCGGTACTAGGGTTCCAGTCCGGGTCATAAATTATGACTCTATTGGCTCCCGTCAGATTGACTCCCAGACCTCCGACTTTAGTGGTCAACAGGAAGATAAAAATGGATTTGTCCTGCAAGACAAAATAGCAGAAGTTAATAAACATAATTTCAACAGTTTTATGCTGATTTCTATCATCGTATGAATAAAAACGTTTTCTTAAATtcttaaaatgtgttcaaagacattttgttttcccaaactaaatctaaaactaaactaaagatAATCAGATACCTTAATCTGAATTTGGATTTTAGTTACTTGATACTTTTTTACAGATTTGGACAGAATCAGAGCGTCTATTCGTTCTGTGTTATAATTTCTGAAACCTTCTGTTGACGACAGAGACAACAAGGTACACAGCGTTTGAACAACAGATTGCCATCGAGTAGGGTTTTCACCTCAGGGTGTGCAGGGTTCCACTGATGCATTTTGTCCCTCAGGACAGGATTTTCATGGGAAACACTTAAACCCCATTAGGGGTGAATAATCCTTACCTCGTTGTACCGAGCTATGAGAGGCTGTCGGGAAGCTATTGTGGTGGTGCCGTCCATTTTCACATATGAGTAATTATTCTCCGTAACAAATACCTCCAAGACGTCCAACATCTGGAAAGGAGATGAAGATAGACAGTGAGCAAGAAATACAGCGAGAGAAACATCAGGGGAAACGAGGGGCTGAGGTTAGGATTATCTCTAAAAGGATTAGAGCAGATTAATATTACATGGACAGAGATACCGACAGGGAGGGTCTCAGGTTCCCTCTGAGGTATAATCTCATTGGTATTGACTGCAACAGCTGGGGCCTCACTGACATACACTCTCTCGCGCTCTCACATGCACAATTTTAGAGGTACATATGTTGTAGGTAGCCAGCAGCAAATATAGAGAAACATACAAGTGACATGACAAATTAGGATGTAAATAATTTAAGGCCTATGCAAAGATGCGTGCAGAAAGTgcattgaaataaaacaatttgattaacgagattatataatatatgtatatataaagtaCTCTTTCAGCCGAGTGATTGGTTGGTTGGTCAGACTGAGCAATGTGTTCCTAACCTGTCTTGACTGAGAGAAGAGCAGGACTCGGTGGCCCTGTTTGAACCAGAGTCGCAGCAAGGACTCCACGACTATCAGCTTGCCTGAGCGCTTCCAAAAGCCAAACTGTTCCTCTTTGGTGAGCTGGTCTTCTGGGATTCCCCTCAAAATACGGGGGCCGCCGGAGAGAAGGTCTGGGTGGTTACAGATCTTACGTAGTGCTATCAAACCTGAGAATATctgaaaagcacacacaaaagaGAGGTTTTTCAATACGACTGCTTCCTTCAATTAGACGGATTGGGCGGCAGGTGACAAACCTGGCATCTCTACAGCGTTGCACCTTTaaccaaataaacacatttacttAGTCTACAGGAATTAGTCACATCATTTATTTACCAACAATAAAGGGTGTGTTTTTTGACAAAGGTCCAACGGCCACTGCATTAGTAATGGTGGTTAATGGACTGAGAGTGACCACTGACTATATCTGTAAGAGcatatgtgtttttgtgtgtgtgtgtgtgtgtagaatccACGGTGGTCAACCATGGCTCTCTGACCACGTCCATTTGGTCAATGGTGATAAATGGTTGAGTCGCTCTCTCCAGAGTCTGGCTAATGTGAGAAGAACGACAACACTGCTTCCTCAAGAAGAACATCTTAAAAATACCAAAGTTAAGCTATTAGGGATTTTACAAAAGGTacatgtcaaaataaatgtattgcacTTATGCCTGTTCAATGTATTTTTCAAGTGTACAGGAGTGAATAGAAATACACACATGCTTTGAGGAAGGATGCTTTTGAGGAAGAGAGGTGAACTGATATTCATCAGTTAGGACGTTAAATAATGAATACGGCATGTGAGGTTCCAGGAAGTCTTCTACTTCTAAAGAGTTTAATCTCTTCTCGTCTTTGTGTCAACACAAAGGGTCCAAAGTGAAGCTGCATAACAAAAAACCCCACAGTAAACCCGTTTTAACTATGAAATCGAGGCTTACCTTCATGTCCCCGTTAAGCATGTTGTAAACCTCTTTGGAATCTAAGAAGCTCTGATACACCTGACGCTGGTCCTCTGTCAGCCTGCAAAACAGAACCTAAACACAGAGTAAAAGAGTAAAAGAGTGTAATAAGCAGTGAACATCAACTTTAAAACCCTTTGATAAAGTGCAGTGTGAGAGGAGAGAAATTAGATGGAAGCAAGGGGTTTTTGGAGCCACTACCGTCTCACGGGACCGACTTAATGAGCTGAAGTGGACTGAGCAGTCAACCGGGGATCAGCCACCTTAATGAATACCTGCTCCTTTTACTTTACTGGGACTTTATTAGCTGGCTTCACCTGACAAGAGCGTGGCACATTCATCAAATACTCTTTAGACGTGGCACATGCAGTCACATCCGATCAGATAAACACTTCCCCAGTTAAAAGAACCAGGCGTGAGAAGCTATTTGATACTTAGGCAGAACACGGTCAAATGTCCTCAGAGCATGATGAATACCTGTTCATTTTTGTCAGGTAAGGAGAGGTTCGCCTTGACATCTGCCTTCATTCTTCTGAGCAAGTAAGGATTGATGGTGTCCCtcagcacgcacgcacacttaaATGCAGTCTGGACCTGAGAAacggaacaaaaaaaagacgaaaatGAGATTCAGTTCAGGGTGTCAAACAACCACGTCCACACCTGTCAGTGCGGATGTTGTGGTTTAGTCCCTCTTCTGCCCTCTCTCATCACCTCCCGCATGTTACTGTCCCTCTCAGCAGCACAAGCCATTAAAAATTGATCAGAGTGCTGTTGGTCTCGAGGGACAAAGCCCTCGTCTTTCATCGGCACAACTGGCCGGCCCCATTGGAAACGGAGGGGGGAGCTTCAAgtcccacccccaccacccggaGACCCAATGCAAATGTCTGCTGCACCTCATCCAGTCAGTACTTAAGGGCCAGTTAGCCTTTTAAACATGAACTCACTGGGGGTCCACAGAGGAATCAAAGACACCCTCTGCCAAGCTGGAGGGGACAATAACATGGTGGGATTTTGGGCTCAGCGGAGGTCAGAgtggaagggaagaagatccaGTGAGCTCTACACAAGCTGCCAAATGGATCCACATGGGGATGCAGACGTATGCTTCAGTAATGGATCCAGCGTCCACGCGCCTTTTcacatacatttatttgtacACACACAGGAACGTCAGCCAAGGGCCGGCTAAGCTGTTCTGAGAATTTCGAGAAGAGAATAAGGCAGCAGAGCTTAGCCCTCTGACCAtttaataacattaataattaGTAAAGGTTTTTATTATCGACAGCGGAAGAAGCATCAATAGCCAGcttaaataattaaatccaTACAGTCAGTGGGTTATTAACGATTGAGCACTAATGACAAAGGCCTACAATTTAGCTCACCGACTCTCCACTTTagcctctccctccatccctctctccctcagacACTGGGGATGTACTGAAGTTCCTTTGCATGGACCTACATTATCCTTCATTGCACTTAACGGCTCTGTTGCTCCACCATCTCTCCTTCTGACTCGCCAACATCGAGCTCTATAAATTTGTGCCAACATGACTGCCGTTTCCCAACGACTCTTCAGCCCTTTGTCGCTCCCTCCTCCTTACGCTAAGGTTAAGGATTTACTTTTATGTAAAGCTTTATCGAATAATTCCTGGTTTCATTCATAGCTTTGACATTTCAGTTATAAATCAACAATGCACAGCCTTTTTGGAGGTAAAGGAACACCAATCAGTGTTTCCCTTGCTTGACATTCTTTCTATCCtgatttttgctttttaaagtaaaaatcctaattttaaatgaaaataccccatctaaatcaaaatcaaaatacaAGAAGGAGTATAATGACCTTCATATGCTTAGTAACCGCttctatgtttttattttctaaaaatgtgAACCATGTTCCAGATGATTGATGGATTTTTTTGCCTATGAAGttcaaaaatggaaaaaactgTTAAGGTGTTGAATATAACAAAAACCTCAATTTTTCGCATGTTTGTTGCAGTACCTGCACAGCTGAGGCGTTGCTGTATCCTCCCATGGTGATCGGCACAGAGAACTGCTCCATGAAGACAGGCAATGTCCCCAGTTTGCCGGGGAAGACAAAGTCAAACAGGGACCACAGCTCCTTCAAATTGTTCTGCATCGGAGAGCCTGACAGAATGAACCTGTGGGGAGTGCGAAActagagagagggaagaaagaaTACAATGTATCTTAAAAAAAGgttatgttaaaaaaagttaTGTCCTAGCAGGTTGGATGTTGATGCACAAAAAGGAATGAAAGTAAATAGCTAACGAGAGGAAAGTGGAGCGAGAGATTCTAGACGGGCACAATTGCAACAATTACTTTTccacaagaaagaaaaatgttcttAGTGTATTTATGCTTTTAACTGTCtggttattttgtgtgtgttcattaagGTGTGAGTGTTGTGAGACCATACCTGTTTGCAGGCAGTGGTAACTCCAGCATTTGGATTCCTGATCTTATGGCCCTCGTCCAGTATGATGTAGTGCCAATCGAAACGCTGCAGAGTGTCTTGCAAATTCCTCACAGCTGAATAAGACGTAATCAGGATACCATGACATTCTGCTATCTCTGGAATAAGCTTTTCCtacaagaacaaaaacagaaacatgatAATTACAGGTTTTCCGTCAATTTGCATCGTCTCTGGTAGCTCGAGCATCTACTTCGATGTGGCTTGAGAAAAGAGAAGGGGAGATGATTAAGAGATCATGCTACTAAACAGACCACTAGTGCCccccagaggaaaaaaagacccAGTGGAAATCTTAAACATGAATCTGAAAATCAAactcacacaaacccacacaattACCTTGTTGCTGGTGAACGAGCCAGTTTCGTGTAGTACAGCCACTCTGAAAGCGGGCCACCAGGTGTGAAATTCTTTTACCCACTGGTGCATCACCGTAGCCGGGCACACGATGACGGTCGGACCCAGACCGACATACCTgcaaccaaacacacagccaacagATGTTTACCTGCAGACCAGCAGAGAAGATGGGGAACAAGGGAACTCAGGGTCCATTTAACTCTGGATAACCTCAGCGAATTTCATTAGCAAGTTAGACTCATCATTTCTATACCCGGTTATAGAAAAGGAAGCCTTTTCCCAATAAGAGGAAAAGAGCTTTGCTTGCATGAAAACCGTGTAATGCATTCAGGCATCCGGGAATTAAGAGAAAGCTGAGTGGTCAGGTACAATAATGCAGCAGAATCATGCAACTACAAAGTCAACCTCCACCGCTCCACACATTCTCTGCGCATTCACCCAAGAAGGTGCATGGTCGCACGCTGAGCTCCTCTGAAGATCTACAAGAGCCGTGTccaacacaaacgcacatacACCCATAGAACACACTGATGGGGCTGGTATGAACCTCCGCCTGGTGGAAGCTATTGATACTTGGCCATAATTGAGTTTGCAAGCAATCAATTTGTGGGCGTCTATAGTAGACAGAGTATTGACCATCAGGGAAGCTCCAGCCCCcccacaaatgcacaaatgttGTTTGTGTACTAAAACCAGATTAGCAGATGGTTGATTTGTTGTGAAGCACCTGTACTAGTTTGTGTCTCCAAAATTCATTTTACGTGTttatgaagacacacacacacacacacacacacacacacacacacacacacacacacacacacacacacacacacacacacacacacacacacacacacacacacacacacacacacacacacacacactgtcagtgTTTCCTCTGACGTCTGCAGTAAGAAAGTGAAGAGTCTGATAATTGAAACATGTTTAATAATTCAGATGAACACTCTCAAGCAGAAATCCCCCATATCAAATATTCAtactacacagacacacagtctcTGGCCacagtttggtgtgtgtgtgtgtgtgtgtgtacctgtagtTGCATCCTCTGGTCCTCAGTTTGCTGTAGCTCAGTCCAGCCAAAAAGCAGATGACCTGGATGGTTTTACCCAATCCCATCTCGTCTCCCAGGATGCCGCCTGACTGCTGACAGTGGAGCTCCCACATCCAGCGCACACCTGTCTGCTGGTACCTGACAATGTGATAAACACATAAGCAAATGACTAATCATATCTACCAATGGAAGCAGCTATGGAGGGCACAAACGACAGGTTGGCAGaataattataatttatttcAACTGAAATCTGGTTCAATTACTCTTGGCGGCAAATTACCCGATCCATACCAGCTGGGAGAATGATGTGCTTGAGCTTGCAAGCCAAATGTCACTTTCTTTAAAGTTATGAATTAAGTACGATGATATTACTAAAtccaaacaaagaaacacacaacttGTAGTAAACAGGGAAAAGCGTGGTCGTGTGAGAAAGAAGTCAGCAAAGTAGCACAAGAGAACTTCTGAACTGATAATAAAACCCAGTTATTTATGATACACATATTATTTTAATGCTATGAGTAATATAGTAATATACACTATCACTTCCTTACTACATGTCTAAGTATTGGAGGTAACTCACAATGTCTGAAACTGAACTTACTTGTAAAGTTTTTTCCAGAGGAAGCCAGGCACTTTGAAGCCTTCGTCAAATTCTTCATCGCTGTCATCGGAAAGctcctcccctctttctctcttattCTCCCTTTCTCGAAGACGTTGTCGCTTCCATCTCCTGGAAAGAGAACGAGTGCATATTAATAAAGTACATCACATGGTaaaatgtctctcttttttactttaagGAGCTTCAGTcaatattcttatttattttgattctaGACGCCCCCTTGTTGTGATTGTAGGCGAAACACAGAGCTACGTGCAACCCTGGACCGCCAAGGTATAGAGAATGGATGGATACACTAACTGATTTATTTTAAGTCTTGCCTGCACAGGTGCATGGATAGCAAATGTTTTGAGTTGTTGCTCTTCCCCTTGAGGGGGTGGAACATCTACAGCAAAATGGGAAAAGTACAGGGAGGGGGGAACAGTTTTAATGGTGCAGTAGAGAGGGCAGTTAGAGGCACAATCGTCACGCAGCAAATGAAGATTGATACAGACAATTAGTAGTTCGAGTTCCCCAGAAAGGTGTGAGGTGGAGAGGATGAGAATCCATCTTCATTTGGGCCCGGTCCTGTCACCCTGCCTCAAAACTGGTCCTTTCGCTGGGCCTGGGAGACCACACTCTCTAATTAAGTCAAGACTAAGCATTGGTTCAGTTAATTACACttttctgtgcccccccccccccgtcccttcaCCTCCCACCTAACTGCAAATACCGCCCACTCTAATAATATCATTCCTTGCTTAAGCTGGCCTCACCATCCATGCCTTGTCTATGTCGTGAATTGACATTCAATCACTGTGGTGGAGAAAAAGGACACATGCCAACACAATTTATTTGGCAGCTATAAATATAAAATCTCATTAGGGCTGCTCTTCCATTAATTTGAGCATTAGAGAGAGTGAGCGTATAAAACCACGTGCAGAAGGATAATTAGGCCAGtgtgagagcagagagagaagaagagcagggAAAGAATTTGCTTAGTCAAGAAACAGCTGCCAATCTCATCTGGGATTAACTCTCCTTCTGCACTATGGAGCCAGCGGGAAGCGGCTGCTTTTTGCCTTAACTAAAAAGAATAACAATGGCACATTTGCGCCATGTGAAGAAAAGTTAGAGGCTGAATCTGGTGTTTACTGAGCCTGTGATTTAATGCTTTCTCTTTTGAGTAGGACTTACGGATGAAAAACTTCTTGCACGTTTGTATCCAACGATAACACACACCAAAGAGAAATCTATTGTTCACAAATGATAAaactgtcaatcaatcaatcgtgcattacattttataGCAGCAAGTGCATAATCCTACCGTAATCGCTGCCTGTAGTACTCCATATCTccatcatctttgttttttttgtcctccttctCATCTGAACTCTCAGGGTAATATTCCTCCTCactctcctcttttttctttatgctcttcctccctttcacttctcttttcttcttgtaCGGTCTCAACTCGTACTCTTCTTCGTCATCCTCCCCAAAGCCCTCTCCAAtggcttctctttcttcttggTCAGGATCAATGCCTTCATCACTGGGCAGGTACTCTGAACCCTCGCTGTCTGTCTCCTCGCCCTTAGAGTGGCGCTTGCTTTTTGATTTCGGCAGCCCTGGCTCGGCCTTAGGGCGAGCCCTAGGATGCGCCTTGAGAGCTGTTATCTGAAGCTTTCGGATGCgcttcttcatttttttgtcctTGGAAGGAGAAACAATTGCGGCTTTTCCCCTGCCTTTATTGGGACTGCGCCCCGAGCTTATTTTCTTCTTGAGAAGAGGggctctcttcctctcagtAGCCATCTTGGCCTGGTCCGCCAAGTAGAGGTCAAAGGCTGAGTTTTCAGCAAGCATCACTTTTCgaggcttctttttttcctccttctgtggGATTCGTGTTCCAAAAGGAGTCATGTGCCCCATCCGGATAAGCTCCTCCCATTCGGTCTCCTGAGCAGGCATGAGCATGCTGCCCAGTGTGGAGGGACCAGCCtctgtgcaacacacacattaagcaGTGTTAGATCCATGTTGTAAAGTATCACTAAATCTGAGTTTTTCTAATGGTTTGTGTTTGAGAAAAGCAAATGCACTGAACACATATGTTGGTCCTCAAGGATGCATACAGGAAAATTTGGTGAGAAATGCTGAATATTAAAACAACCGTGTTGTTTACAAGACAACTGCACTGTGCCCTTTATGTGTGCAGCaacatttacatgttttttttcaagcagataataaatacacaaattaaGTTGTGTTTGGAAAATCTTGGACACCAGCACTAAATTACATTTGGCTGAAACGTTGCTCTTACTGTATTTAATGTAGTATGCATGTCTAATAGCTACAACCCTCTGGGATTTGTTCAGCTCTACCACATCAAAGTATAAGGTTCATGTCAAACAGAATTGGTTATGTTTTAGGCATCGTCATGTGATCCATGGGGGAAGAATCACAGAAAAACACctcaccctcctcttcatcatcatcttctgccAGAAGCTCGGATTCTACCCTTTTGGTATCCTCTCCTCCCAAAATGGCCTGAAGTCGCTTTTGTTTGGCTTTGACTTtctttagctgtttctcctgaaataaaatgttttcatcattatgacaATTACTATCCACATTATGGAAGTGTTATATTATTATGAAATTCATACAATTTTAATTTGGACAAATTAAGTATTTTAccttattttctttctgtcgTTTGACAGATTCAATCTTCCTACTGATATCTTTACTGGAGGCATACGGAGACAGCTGTTCAATAATCTTGTTGATTTGTTTAAGGGACACAGTGACGGACCTGAAACACACCAtcaaaaaaagataaatcagtccttaaaaaaggtttttttgatGTCAAAATCACAAACTACTTAATAGTCTTGATAAAAGACTGAAATGTGCAAAATTGACAgctattttgtctttaattgTCTTTATCAAAGTTTACTCAGAGATCAAGAATAGATTCTGCAAATATGTCTGAGAGAAAAAAGGTCCCAAAAAGACATGTAATAAATACACTATATTTCACTTTTCATCAAACATAAAAGCCTCTATATTAGTGGAGTTGTTTTGCTTTACCTGACATCATCAAGGACGGAGTGGTATTCCTTTTCGGCCTCAGCTTTAGCAGCAGCCTGATTGGCCTCCTGAATTGCCTCGTCCACCTGCTGAAGGACACCTTGCTCAAGGACGTCATGGTCATAAACAGCCACACCAAGACCCTGGAGTTCATTGGCTCCAGAACTGGCAGATGCTGCTTGAATACGCTGTCGATCTATCTGCAGCAAGGCTCCGGACCTCTTGCCACCTGAAATCAACCGCAGAcgacaaagacatttaaattaagAGAGAGTCTGTTGAGTTTGTCGTGAATCAGTTTGACGGTTTGAAACTATTTGTGATATTCTTCTCTGCTGTTGCATGGTGCAAGAGTGGTGGCGTATACAACCCACCGATGTTGCCCTCCCCGGGTCCAGTGTTGGCAGGGTAGGCTGCGGCAGCCTCCGACCCCTGACTGTTTTCGGGAAAAGAGCAGATTGCAGAGCCCCCTGTTGACCCATCCTCGTCCGTCCCTCCTGGGGTAAGGGCAGCACTGGCCGGGCTGGAGAGCGAGGAGGGCACCTGGTCCTCTGGACCGTCTACAGGCATGGCGATGCtcctgcagacagagacagCCAGATGTGTCATTCGGATGACACAATGCACATGTAACGGTATGCCTCATTTAAGGCCTGTCTTTTCTTCTATGCAGTATATAATGTTTACTGAGTATAGGGATTGCGGGATAACGTAATGTTGCCCCCAGAGGGAATCCGGGCAGCTCGGATATTGGTTAAAGTTAACGGACTCTAGCTAGGATAACTTAACGTTACTTATTCAGTGAACGGGTTAAGCGTAGAAAAGAGGTAAACTAACAGCGTTACGTATAGTGGAACAGTTACCGGCTCTAGACAAACAATAGTAAAAGGTGAGGTACATCTTTGTAACGTGTTCATACAGATAGAAACCA containing:
- the ercc6 gene encoding DNA excision repair protein ERCC-6, which codes for MPVDGPEDQVPSSLSSPASAALTPGGTDEDGSTGGSAICSFPENSQGSEAAAAYPANTGPGEGNIGGKRSGALLQIDRQRIQAASASSGANELQGLGVAVYDHDVLEQGVLQQVDEAIQEANQAAAKAEAEKEYHSVLDDVRSVTVSLKQINKIIEQLSPYASSKDISRKIESVKRQKENKEKQLKKVKAKQKRLQAILGGEDTKRVESELLAEDDDEEEEAGPSTLGSMLMPAQETEWEELIRMGHMTPFGTRIPQKEEKKKPRKVMLAENSAFDLYLADQAKMATERKRAPLLKKKISSGRSPNKGRGKAAIVSPSKDKKMKKRIRKLQITALKAHPRARPKAEPGLPKSKSKRHSKGEETDSEGSEYLPSDEGIDPDQEEREAIGEGFGEDDEEEYELRPYKKKREVKGRKSIKKKEESEEEYYPESSDEKEDKKNKDDGDMEYYRQRLRRWKRQRLRERENKRERGEELSDDSDEEFDEGFKVPGFLWKKLYKYQQTGVRWMWELHCQQSGGILGDEMGLGKTIQVICFLAGLSYSKLRTRGCNYRYVGLGPTVIVCPATVMHQWVKEFHTWWPAFRVAVLHETGSFTSNKEKLIPEIAECHGILITSYSAVRNLQDTLQRFDWHYIILDEGHKIRNPNAGVTTACKQFRTPHRFILSGSPMQNNLKELWSLFDFVFPGKLGTLPVFMEQFSVPITMGGYSNASAVQVQTAFKCACVLRDTINPYLLRRMKADVKANLSLPDKNEQVLFCRLTEDQRQVYQSFLDSKEVYNMLNGDMKIFSGLIALRKICNHPDLLSGGPRILRGIPEDQLTKEEQFGFWKRSGKLIVVESLLRLWFKQGHRVLLFSQSRQMLDVLEVFVTENNYSYVKMDGTTTIASRQPLIARYNEDKSIFIFLLTTKVGGLGVNLTGANRVIIYDPDWNPSTDTQARERAWRIGQKQQVTVYRLLTAGTIEEKIYHRQIFKQFLTNRVLKDPKQRRFFKSNDIYELFTLSDPDGAQGTETSALFAGTGSDVKAPKKPQRPMPSHTVKPGSPLHKHSSANHSEADRQCTNQNTQYTRQNNTDWDGDKPAVKSSSSSHQPRDKDASLISPQKHREKRKHCDSVDLDKRKHKKRKHSKDSRCEGHRISHLVKRRTFRKGDDSETEKKSDDYVLAKLFKKSGIHSVMQHDTIMESSNPDYVLVEAEANRVAKDALKALKVSRQQCRLSFSRPPPPPARKRFGQKNNSLLVAPLPQAAPTLSKCKDAAIVKKSVSKKPGSGAHFSGEGAESDSNAAPLSSSSLLAKIKARNHLSMPSSRGEEAEEEQEDAAAPGTSSPPAPPTEHDELLVDVRNFMAFQASVDGQASTQEVLEYFKPRLTEKQAPVFRELLRSICDFQRTSGQEGIWRLKEHFR